In a single window of the Entelurus aequoreus isolate RoL-2023_Sb linkage group LG16, RoL_Eaeq_v1.1, whole genome shotgun sequence genome:
- the LOC133631348 gene encoding uncharacterized protein LOC133631348, producing MEAPVDNLRVRYKEEDGTVLFESYIPPSRDAIHLPTYVLYLIMAIFILLGVLYAIIGHLIKDLIHDCADWLLGEQPEEVVVNYCEAKDKFMADWCPETTPELQEMARAEEKKMADKDFMKSPAVWIISTEPCATRTGPRVVFGKRT from the exons ATGGAAGCACCAGTAGATAATTTAAGGGTCCGCTACAAAGAAGAAGATGGGACGGTGCTGTTTGAGAGCTACATTCCCCCCTCCAGGGACGCCATCCACCTGCCGACGTACGTGCTCTACCTGATCATGGCCATTTTCATCCTGCTGGGGGTTCTCTACGCCATCATCGGACACCTCATCAAGGACCTCATCCATGACTGTGCAG ACTGGCTCTTAGGCGAGCAGCCCGAGGAGGTGGTGGTCAACTACTGTGAAGCCAAAGACAAATTCATGGCTGATTGGTGTCCGGAAACCACGCCGGAGCTGCAGGAGATGGCCCGAGCTGAAGAGAAGAAGATGGCCGATAAGGACTTCATGAAGTCACCTGCTGTTTGGATTATTTCCACGGAGCCGTGTGCCACCAGGACGGGACCCCGCGTGGTGTTTGGGAAGAGGACTTAG